The nucleotide sequence TCCCCAGCTGGCACGAGAATTACTCGTAAACATTCCGCGACTCGAGCCGATTGCCTGGATGATCAGTCAGCAACTGGCCAAAGATCCGTCTCGAGACGTTCCGCAACATCCGGCTTTGCCGCAAGACACGATAACGCTGGGGGCGAAGCTACTTAAAGTGGCCATCGCCTTCGACAATTTCAAGATGCAGGGTCTATCAGACGAGGAGGTCGTCGAGCGGCTTCAGGCGCGTAGTGGCGAATATGGACGAGTTGTCGTCGATGCGCTCACGGGCATGAAAACTGAAAACTCGGGAATGGAGCTTCGAAAAATACCGACTGCGAGATTGGCCGCGGGCATGGTGCTGCAACAGGAACTGCGAAACAAGGCCGGCATCCTGGTGGTCGCCAAGGGCCAGGAAATCACGCACGCTCTCTTGCTCAAGCTGCAGAACTTTGTCCGATTGGGGACCATTGATAAGGAAACAATGGCACTCGTGCCGGTGTAAGGTTCAACTCGCACGTCATCGAGTTAATTCCGGCGCGACGATATTCCCACTGTTTTATTTGTTGCAGTCGTTAGTAGGACATGCAGGGCTGATGGGATCATCGCCCTGCAGCCACACCCAGGTGGTGATGCCGCCAACGATGGCGATTCCGGTGTAGACAGCGGTGGGAGAGCTGAGAATTCCACCACCCGCGGCCGTAGTCGCACCGGGACGGCGTTTCGGGTTCTTCTTGGCTGCTACTGCGCAACCGTCGTCGCGCGTTGCCTGCTCACCTTCTTTAACCGTCTTCGAATCCTGGTGGTCTTCGACCGTTACATCGCCCTTTGTGGCAATTACCGTCACGTGCCCATCGGTATGGGTGAATTGATATTGCGTCGGCGTATTGTTTACAGGTCTAGCTTTCACTTCGCAGGCATGAGCTTCAAAGCCTGACCCGGTGTTGACTCGGACCGATCCCCGATCGACGCCCACCGAGGGCCCTTCGTATTTCACGAGCGAATCCGAAAACACCATGACCGACGAACCGTTGGTGTTGATGGTCGCGGAAGCGTCCTGCTTGGTCTCGAGAGCGTCTCCAGGGAACACAGCGACGGACTTCGGTATCTCTGTCCCGTTGACCGTTGCCGAGCCGTTCACGTAAACCATTCCGGAAGCCGACTCTTGACCCAGCAAGCGAACTGGAACGAGCAAAGTCAGTGCCATACTGACGACAGGCAGAAACACCCTCTGGGACATGTCGAACTCCGGTTGTGATTTGGATCGTTCAGGTCATCGTAATGCGCAAGTGGGAGCGCGGGAATTGGCCTTGTTGGTACCCCGAATATCTTCGAGGGAGCTTGAATTCGACTCTTCTGGACCCGATTAGCTCTGCAATCGACAATCGGGAGTGGTCGAGGTAACAAGCTTTTCAAGCTAGGGAACTACTTTGGCGATAACGTCAGGCCAGATATCGTCTGACGATTGATGCCCAGCGAATCTTCCGATGCACCATCATCCCCCGTTCCGTATAATCATCCTACCCAGCCGCTGTGTCGGAGGTACTCATGTCCGGTCGCATCTTGATCGCCGCTTTGATCCTTCTCTTGTTAGTTCCTGCGGCAAACGCAAAGAATAAGAAGAAACCTGTGCTGCCCGACTACGTGCTCAACGCCCAGACGGTCGTAGTTGTGATCCATCCTGACGCGGGCGAGCCTTTGAACAATCCCACTGCCAATCAAACTGCGCGGGAGAACGTCGAGAAGGCGCTCAGCGAATGGGGCAGATTCCACATCGTCATGAGTGCGCAGATCGCCGACTTGGTCATTGCCGTGCGCAAAGGCCACTCCAGCGGTCCAACCATCGGTGGTGCGCCGGGGGATGATCGTCCAGTCATTTATCAGCCGAGTGATACGGGCGTCCGCATTGGCGGACAGCACGGCCGGCCCCCTGATCTTACTGATCCCGGTCTGAGCCGATCGGCGGACGGAAGGTCGGAAGACCGAGGACCGCACGTGAAAAACGAGATTGGTCCCGGCGAAGATATGCTTGAGGTCTATCGTGGAGGAGGGGAGTATCCGCTGGATGCGCCGCCAGTCTGGCGCTACATGGCTAAGAACTCCCTGAATCAGCCGGCAGTTTCCGCAGTCGAGCAACTCCGCACCGCCATTAATGAATCCGAGAAGCAGCGCCCGCAGAAACCCTGAGATCTTGGGCACTGTGTTTTGACGTGCAAGGTCGGCGAGGAGCGCGCGCTATGAGAACAGTTCGCTCTGCACCTGCACCAATTCCACAGGCATCGAGCACTGGTCGTCATCATTGGCGGCGTGATTGACTCGCGTGCTCACCGGAAAGCTGCGCATCAATCGAGCATCGAAGGGACGCAACAACTCCGACACCACGCTGGCATCCCTCATCCCGGGATCAAGCCACAGATCATAGTGATCCGGATCAAGAATCACCGGCATGCGGTCGTGAACGGATGCCGTGACCGCGTTTGGAGTCGTCGTCAGGATCGAACATGTCTCTAGCATTCTGCCGTTGGGATCACGCCACCGATCCCAAATCCCCGCGAAGCCGAACAATTTCCCGTCGTTAATCTCGAAACAATAAGGCTGCCTGGTCTTCGCTTTCCGCTGCCATTCGTAGAATCCGTCCGCCGGAACCAGGCACCGGCGCGACTGTAGCGCGTCGCGGAATGCCGGTTTTGAATTCGCCGTCTCCGACCGTGCATTGATCAAACTCGCTGCGATCGAAGCATCCTTAGCCCACGAAGGAATCAGTCCCCAGCGAACCAGCGATAGTTCGCGCCGAGGCTCTTTCGGATTCTGTCGAATCACAGGCACCGGCTGCGTTGGGGCAATGTTGTAGCGTGGCTCCCACTCGACCTCGCTCGCATCAATCCCGAAATGTTCTTCAAGAATCTGCTTTCTCCGGGAGAGCTTGTAGCGTCCGCACATAAAGAAATTATGGCAGATCGGAGTGCGTTGCAGGAGGGGCGGGGTGTCCCATACATCGCGTACTTTGCGATGTATGGGACCTAAGAGGTGTGGCGCGATCAGGAGTTCTTCGTGAAGCTGCCAGTAGACTTGCACGGACGCCAGTTAGTTCTGCAACGCTTCCAACGCCAGGCACGAGTCGTGATCAGCGATCACCGCGCCGTTCGGGTCGAAATGGATGACGCCGTCTTCGGTCGAACAATAGCTCGTGTATGCCGAACCGTCGATCGGTGTGGCTGCGACGAAGTATTGCACCGCCGGTGTTCCGCCAAGGCCAACGGACGTAAAGCTGTAGCCGCTCTTCGTGCCGGAAGCGAGTTGGCTGTCGATCAGGCAGGCGCTGGTCGGGTCCGGCGGAGTGCACGAAGTACCGCCCAGAGCGGCCAACGTCGGCGCGTAGCCATCATTCGGAAAATCGTTCATGTACATGATCATCGACGAGTTGATGGTGCGTATCGAACTCACTGCCGACGCCTGGTTGGCAGCCCCGCGCGCATGCAGCAGGTTCGGGATGGCAATCGCGGCGATGATGAGAATGATCGCGACCACGATCAGTAACTCGATTAGCGAAAACCCTTTCTGGTTGCTCTGGCTCGTCATGTTTGTAACTCCTGTTACTGAAGTAACTTTCGACCTAAGTCGGCGTTCAGTCACTTGTCGGAGGAGAGCAGCAAGTGCGGGGATACTTTCCATAGAGCAACGCCCGCGCCAGATGGTTTGTTGTGTGGATTAAGTGACTTAGGAGGGACCGCGAAATCCGCGATGTGCAACTCTTTTCACATCTTTGCAGCAGAGCTGCGCAATTAGGAAACTTTGAAGTAACTTCGGCCCCGCGCTTTCAGCCGCGTCCCCTGAATTGAATAATCCGCCGCCGGTCGCGTTTGGAAGGCCGTCCTGCAGGCAATTCTTC is from Acidobacteriota bacterium and encodes:
- a CDS encoding prepilin-type N-terminal cleavage/methylation domain-containing protein produces the protein MTSQSNQKGFSLIELLIVVAIILIIAAIAIPNLLHARGAANQASAVSSIRTINSSMIMYMNDFPNDGYAPTLAALGGTSCTPPDPTSACLIDSQLASGTKSGYSFTSVGLGGTPAVQYFVAATPIDGSAYTSYCSTEDGVIHFDPNGAVIADHDSCLALEALQN
- a CDS encoding SOS response-associated peptidase, translating into MCGRYKLSRRKQILEEHFGIDASEVEWEPRYNIAPTQPVPVIRQNPKEPRRELSLVRWGLIPSWAKDASIAASLINARSETANSKPAFRDALQSRRCLVPADGFYEWQRKAKTRQPYCFEINDGKLFGFAGIWDRWRDPNGRMLETCSILTTTPNAVTASVHDRMPVILDPDHYDLWLDPGMRDASVVSELLRPFDARLMRSFPVSTRVNHAANDDDQCSMPVELVQVQSELFS